The genomic stretch TGCACTACGTATTCTTTACCTTCCACGCCCATTTTTCCAGCCTCTTTCACGGCGGCTTCCGAACCATATTTAATGTAGTCCTCGTACTTGATCACCTCGGCGCGGATAAATCCTTTCTCGAAATCGGTGTGGATGACCCCTGCGCATTGGGGTGCTTTCCATCCTTTGCGGTAGGTCCAGGCTTTTACCTCCATTTCTCCGGCGGTGATGAAGGTTTCCAGTTCCAGCAGGTGGTAAGCCGATTTGATCAGACGATTTACACCTGATTCTTCCAGACCGACTTCCTGAAGGAACATTTGGCGGTCTTCATAGGTTTCGAGTTCTGCGATATCGGCTTCGGTTTTGGCGGCTACGACTAGAATTTCTGCATTCTCTTCTTTTACGGCTTCGCGTACTTGTTCTACATATTTATTGCCGGTAGCAGCGCTTGCTTCGTCCACGTTGCATACGTACATCACTGGTTTGCTGGTTAGCAAGAACAGTTCTTTTGCGATTTTCTGTTCGTCTTTGCTGTCAAATTGTACGGTACGCGCAGATTTGCCTTGTTCCAATGCGTCTTTGTATTTAACAAGGATGTCGTACATTTGTTTAGCTTGTTTGTCACCGCCCGTCTGTGCCTGTTTTTGTACTTTTTGGATACGGCTTTCAATGGTCTCCAAATCTTTCAGCTGGAGTTCGGTGTCAATGATTTCTTTGTCACGGACCGGATCTACACTACCGTCTACATGAGTCACATTTTCATCATCAAAACAGCGGAGTACGTGCAGAATAGCATCTGTTTCACGGATATTTGCCAGAAACTTGTTTCCCAACCCTTCACCTTTGCTAGCTCCTTTTACAAGTCCTGCAATGTCAACAATTTCTACAGTAGTGGGAACGATACGTCCCGGATGAACCAGTTCGGCAAGTTTGGTCAGGCGTTCATCAGGAACGGTGATGACACCTACATTCGGTTCGATGGTACAGAAAGGGAAGTTGGCTGCTTGAGCCTTTGCATTCGATAAACAATTAAAAAGTGTCGACTTTCCTACGTTTGGAAGACCGACAATGCCACATTGTAAAGCCATTATCTATTTGTTTTTTTGATTATTATCTATCTATTTGTTTGCAAAGATAACCATTCTTTTTGTATCAGGCTTCATATTGAAGTCAGATTTGGCTTTTTTA from Phocaeicola dorei encodes the following:
- the ychF gene encoding redox-regulated ATPase YchF, yielding MALQCGIVGLPNVGKSTLFNCLSNAKAQAANFPFCTIEPNVGVITVPDERLTKLAELVHPGRIVPTTVEIVDIAGLVKGASKGEGLGNKFLANIRETDAILHVLRCFDDENVTHVDGSVDPVRDKEIIDTELQLKDLETIESRIQKVQKQAQTGGDKQAKQMYDILVKYKDALEQGKSARTVQFDSKDEQKIAKELFLLTSKPVMYVCNVDEASAATGNKYVEQVREAVKEENAEILVVAAKTEADIAELETYEDRQMFLQEVGLEESGVNRLIKSAYHLLELETFITAGEMEVKAWTYRKGWKAPQCAGVIHTDFEKGFIRAEVIKYEDYIKYGSEAAVKEAGKMGVEGKEYVVQDGDIMHFRFNV